One region of Mucilaginibacter gotjawali genomic DNA includes:
- a CDS encoding D-TA family PLP-dependent enzyme, translating to MTEKEWYIIGDVDQLDTPALVVYPGRVKHNIALVKSMIDDVGRLRPHVKTYKNMEVTRLMLDAGITKFKCATIAEAEMLGMCKAPDVLLAYQPVGPKLKRFVKLILTYPDTKYACVIDNIHAATEISLIAVNNNIVIPVYIDLNVGMNRTGISPGNDARLLYMECAHLPGIIPVGLHAYDGHIHDEDINTRTRKCNECFEPIARLQADLKHKGYPEPVIVAGGSPTFPIHAKRENIECSPGTFVYWDKGYLSESAEQEFLTAALVVSRVISLPDETKICLDLGHKSVAAEKELAKRVLFLNAPELIMLGQSEEHLVAEAGKGHNYMVGDVLYGLPYHVCPSVALYERAITIENQQITGEWKNIARDRKITI from the coding sequence ATGACAGAAAAAGAATGGTATATCATCGGTGACGTTGACCAACTGGATACCCCGGCATTGGTTGTTTATCCCGGCAGGGTAAAACATAATATTGCTTTGGTTAAAAGTATGATAGATGACGTTGGGCGTTTGCGCCCCCATGTTAAAACCTATAAAAACATGGAGGTTACAAGGCTGATGCTGGACGCCGGGATTACCAAATTTAAATGCGCCACCATTGCCGAAGCAGAAATGCTGGGTATGTGCAAAGCGCCGGATGTTTTGCTGGCTTATCAGCCGGTAGGGCCAAAGCTTAAACGTTTTGTAAAGCTGATATTAACTTACCCGGACACGAAATATGCCTGCGTAATTGACAATATTCATGCGGCAACTGAAATATCTTTAATCGCTGTAAACAACAACATTGTCATCCCGGTTTATATTGATTTGAATGTGGGGATGAACCGAACAGGGATTTCGCCGGGAAATGACGCCAGGTTGCTTTATATGGAGTGTGCACACCTGCCCGGTATAATACCTGTAGGTTTGCATGCTTATGACGGCCATATTCATGATGAGGATATCAATACCCGTACCCGGAAATGCAACGAATGTTTTGAACCAATAGCCCGGTTACAAGCCGACCTGAAACATAAAGGCTATCCTGAACCTGTGATTGTTGCAGGCGGATCGCCGACATTTCCTATCCACGCAAAAAGAGAAAATATAGAATGCAGCCCCGGAACGTTTGTTTACTGGGATAAAGGATACCTGTCTGAATCAGCCGAACAAGAATTTTTAACTGCAGCATTGGTTGTTTCGAGGGTAATCTCCTTGCCTGATGAAACTAAGATATGTTTAGACCTCGGCCATAAGTCTGTCGCGGCAGAAAAAGAACTGGCAAAAAGGGTGTTATTCCTGAATGCACCTGAACTGATTATGCTGGGCCAGAGTGAAGAGCATTTGGTAGCAGAAGCAGGCAAAGGGCATAATTACATGGTAGGAGATGTTTTGTATGGTTTGCCGTACCATGTTTGCCCCAGCGTGGCTTTATACGAACGGGCTATCACTATAGAAAATCAGCAAATTACCGGCGAATGGAAAAATATTGCCAGGGATAGAAAGATAACCATTTAA
- a CDS encoding dipeptidase produces MFTIDAHLDLSMNALEWNRDLRKPVAEINRREAGMTDKPDRARATVSLPELRKGNIGLVVATQIARYVAPDNHLPGWHSPEQAWAQTKGQVSWYNAMEDDGEMVQINDLQSLEKHVALWNDGQPNENKAVGYILSLEGADSIVTVGHLERAYNYGLRAVGPAHYGPGRYANGTDATGHLGQKGFELLKEMERLNIILDATHLCDDAFWDALDLFSGPVWASHNLCRALVNHNRQYSDEMIKALVERGAVIGAALDAWMMVPNWVRGVSTPEGMNCNMEVMVDHIDRICQVAGNALHVGMGTDLDGAFGREQCPYDLETIADLQKVPSLLKKRGYSDIDIENMMHGNWLRFLRNAWK; encoded by the coding sequence ATGTTCACCATTGATGCCCATTTAGACCTCAGCATGAACGCCCTTGAATGGAACAGGGACTTAAGAAAACCCGTTGCTGAAATTAACCGGCGCGAAGCTGGCATGACAGATAAACCCGACCGGGCCAGGGCGACGGTCTCGTTACCCGAATTACGCAAAGGCAACATTGGCCTGGTGGTAGCCACCCAGATAGCCCGTTACGTAGCGCCCGATAATCATTTACCAGGCTGGCATTCGCCTGAACAGGCCTGGGCGCAAACCAAGGGGCAGGTATCATGGTATAACGCCATGGAAGATGATGGCGAAATGGTGCAGATAAATGATTTGCAAAGCCTGGAAAAACATGTTGCTTTATGGAATGATGGTCAACCGAATGAAAATAAAGCGGTCGGCTATATTTTAAGCCTTGAGGGTGCAGATTCGATAGTAACGGTCGGTCATTTGGAGCGCGCCTATAACTACGGATTACGTGCTGTTGGTCCTGCTCATTATGGCCCGGGCCGTTATGCCAACGGGACGGACGCAACCGGGCACCTGGGGCAGAAAGGCTTTGAACTGTTAAAGGAAATGGAACGCCTGAACATCATACTGGATGCAACCCATTTGTGCGATGATGCTTTTTGGGATGCGTTGGATCTTTTTAGCGGACCTGTTTGGGCGAGTCATAACCTTTGCCGCGCTTTAGTGAACCACAACCGGCAATATAGTGATGAAATGATAAAAGCCCTGGTTGAACGGGGTGCGGTTATAGGCGCAGCGCTGGACGCGTGGATGATGGTGCCAAACTGGGTTAGGGGAGTATCCACACCGGAAGGAATGAACTGTAACATGGAAGTGATGGTTGACCATATCGATCGTATTTGCCAGGTTGCCGGAAATGCCTTGCATGTAGGTATGGGCACTGATCTTGATGGCGCTTTCGGACGCGAACAATGCCCTTATGACCTTGAAACAATTGCTGATCTGCAAAAAGTGCCTTCATTGTTAAAAAAACGTGGGTATTCGGATATAGACATCGAAAATATGATGCACGGTAACTGGCTTCGGTTTTTACGAAATGCCTGGAAATAA
- a CDS encoding MGH1-like glycoside hydrolase domain-containing protein, which yields MNAEQARLKDPLWKKWGPYVSDRQWGTVREDYSADGDAWNNITHDMARSKAYRWGEEGIGGISDNEQLLCFSVALWNKKDPVLKERYFGLSNPEGNHGEDVKELYYYLDNTPTHSYQKMLYKYPQNEYPYAWLVDENKRRGRNDPEFELLDTGLFDQDAYFDVFIEYAKNTPDDILIKITVHNRGSQDAMLNVLPTIWFRNTWDWGYSDYVPELTADSHGVIEIYHKDLKQYWLNAEGSPEMLFCNNETNTRRLYNYDDGKAFYKDGINDHIVKGADTINPKKTGTKACVNYEVNVLAEQSITLRLRLSKDATLGFGDFDALFDARKAEADEFYKDIQLENKDDDRRMVQRQAFAGMLWSKQFYYYNVREWVNGDPGQPKPPMERAEHRNSKWMHLNTQDIISMPDKWEYPWFASWDLAFHCLPLSTLDMNFAKHQLTLLIRDWYMHPNGQLPAYEWDFGDANPPVHAMVTWRIYLKDKAANNGKGDTPFLERIFHKLMLNFTWWVNRKDAMGNNIFEGGFLGLDNIGVFDRNAQLSPGETLEQADGSSWMATYSLNLLRIAAELAITNPVYRDIASKFFEHFIYIAGAIANLGQNNEGLWDDTDGFFYDQLRLNDNSIQKMRLRSIVGLIPLFAAEILDETDITENPIFRDRLNWFAENRPDLASLVSRWAETKSPGKHLISLLRGYRMKSLLRYLLDENEFLSPYGIRSLSKHYLDNPYYIKVDGTGFTVKYTPAESDSSLFGGNSNWRGPIWMPINFLLIESLHTFYQYYGDDYKIECPTNSGNFMTLQQVANELYRRINNLFLVDKDGRRAVFGHYTKMQTDPNFKDYILFYEYFDGDNGRGAGAPHQTGWTGLIAECLYK from the coding sequence ATGAATGCAGAACAAGCCAGATTAAAAGATCCTTTATGGAAAAAATGGGGACCTTATGTTAGTGACCGCCAATGGGGCACAGTACGCGAGGATTACAGCGCGGATGGCGACGCATGGAACAATATTACCCATGATATGGCCCGCAGCAAAGCGTACCGCTGGGGTGAGGAAGGGATTGGAGGGATCAGCGACAACGAACAGTTGCTTTGTTTTTCGGTTGCCCTTTGGAATAAAAAGGACCCTGTGCTTAAAGAACGTTATTTTGGCTTAAGCAATCCTGAAGGCAATCATGGCGAGGATGTAAAGGAATTATACTACTACCTGGATAATACCCCTACGCATTCGTACCAGAAAATGCTGTATAAGTATCCTCAAAATGAATACCCTTACGCCTGGCTGGTTGACGAAAATAAAAGGCGCGGCCGTAATGATCCGGAGTTTGAGCTGCTTGATACCGGCTTGTTTGACCAGGATGCCTATTTTGATGTTTTTATTGAATACGCTAAAAATACGCCTGATGACATCCTCATAAAAATAACCGTCCATAACAGGGGCAGCCAGGATGCGATGCTTAATGTGTTGCCAACCATATGGTTCCGTAATACCTGGGACTGGGGTTATTCTGACTATGTGCCGGAGCTTACCGCTGATTCACACGGGGTAATCGAAATTTACCACAAAGACCTTAAACAATACTGGTTAAATGCTGAAGGTTCGCCGGAAATGTTGTTTTGCAATAATGAAACAAATACCCGGCGATTATATAATTATGACGATGGCAAAGCATTTTATAAAGATGGCATCAATGACCATATTGTAAAAGGCGCGGATACCATTAACCCCAAAAAAACGGGTACAAAAGCCTGCGTTAATTATGAAGTAAATGTATTAGCAGAACAAAGTATTACGCTACGCTTAAGGTTATCAAAAGATGCTACCCTTGGTTTTGGGGATTTTGATGCATTATTTGATGCGCGCAAAGCGGAAGCCGATGAGTTCTATAAAGATATCCAGCTGGAGAATAAGGATGACGATCGCCGCATGGTGCAGCGCCAGGCTTTTGCTGGTATGTTATGGAGCAAGCAGTTTTATTATTACAATGTGCGCGAATGGGTAAACGGCGACCCCGGTCAGCCGAAACCACCCATGGAAAGAGCTGAACACCGCAACAGCAAATGGATGCATTTAAATACGCAGGATATTATTTCTATGCCTGATAAATGGGAGTACCCATGGTTCGCGTCGTGGGATCTGGCCTTTCACTGCCTGCCGCTGTCTACGCTGGATATGAACTTTGCCAAGCACCAGCTTACCCTGCTTATCCGCGACTGGTATATGCACCCTAACGGGCAGCTGCCTGCCTACGAATGGGATTTCGGCGACGCCAATCCGCCGGTACATGCTATGGTTACCTGGAGGATTTACCTGAAAGATAAAGCAGCTAACAACGGCAAAGGCGATACGCCCTTTTTGGAGCGCATCTTCCATAAACTGATGCTCAACTTTACATGGTGGGTAAACCGCAAGGATGCTATGGGGAATAATATTTTTGAAGGCGGATTTTTAGGCCTTGACAATATTGGCGTTTTTGACCGTAATGCACAGCTTTCTCCGGGTGAAACCCTTGAACAGGCAGATGGCAGCAGCTGGATGGCCACCTACTCGCTAAACCTGCTGCGTATTGCTGCTGAACTGGCCATAACCAACCCCGTTTACCGCGACATCGCCTCAAAGTTTTTTGAACACTTTATCTATATTGCCGGGGCCATTGCCAACCTTGGCCAAAACAATGAAGGTTTATGGGACGATACAGATGGCTTTTTTTATGATCAGCTGAGGTTGAACGATAACAGCATCCAAAAAATGCGCCTAAGGAGTATCGTGGGATTGATCCCATTGTTTGCCGCAGAGATTTTGGATGAAACTGATATTACCGAAAATCCGATCTTCCGCGACAGGTTGAATTGGTTTGCTGAAAACCGGCCCGACCTGGCTTCGCTGGTCTCACGCTGGGCCGAAACTAAAAGCCCGGGCAAACACCTGATCAGTTTGCTGCGCGGTTACCGTATGAAGTCGCTTTTGCGCTATTTGCTGGATGAAAATGAGTTTTTAAGTCCTTATGGCATCCGGTCACTCTCCAAACATTATTTAGATAATCCCTATTATATTAAAGTAGATGGAACCGGCTTTACCGTAAAATATACCCCTGCCGAAAGCGACAGCAGCCTGTTTGGCGGAAACAGCAACTGGCGGGGCCCCATATGGATGCCGATAAATTTTTTACTGATCGAAAGTCTGCATACTTTTTACCAGTATTATGGCGACGATTATAAAATTGAGTGCCCCACCAACTCAGGCAATTTTATGACGCTGCAGCAAGTAGCCAACGAGTTGTACAGGCGGATTAATAACTTGTTTTTGGTGGATAAAGACGGCAGGCGCGCCGTGTTCGGTCATTATACCAAAATGCAGACGGACCCCAACTTTAAAGATTATATCCTTTTTTACGAATACTTTGATGGCGATAATGGCAGGGGAGCAGGCGCCCCCCACCAAACCGGGTGGACGGGGCTGATCGCGGAATGTTTGTATAAGTAG
- a CDS encoding c-type cytochrome translates to MKYSFLSIIILVSIFTAGVQAQAKKPIHHTGSVTSMARGKIVYGKICIACHMADGNGVPMMNPPLINTTYVLGDKTKLITIVLNGFKEDVEINGQTYSNVMTPHKDLTDQQIADVLTYVRKSFGNKASSVKTSEVKKVRDSAK, encoded by the coding sequence ATGAAGTACAGTTTTCTATCTATCATAATACTTGTTTCCATATTTACGGCCGGGGTGCAGGCCCAGGCTAAGAAACCCATTCATCATACAGGCAGCGTTACATCAATGGCCCGGGGGAAAATAGTTTACGGAAAGATTTGCATTGCCTGCCACATGGCTGATGGAAATGGTGTGCCGATGATGAATCCTCCGCTCATTAATACCACTTATGTACTTGGCGACAAAACGAAACTCATCACCATCGTTTTGAACGGGTTTAAGGAAGATGTAGAAATAAACGGGCAAACTTATTCGAATGTGATGACCCCGCATAAAGATTTGACCGATCAGCAAATTGCTGATGTGCTAACGTATGTGCGTAAAAGCTTTGGTAATAAGGCCAGTTCGGTGAAGACGTCGGAAGTAAAAAAAGTGAGGGACTCTGCTAAGTGA
- a CDS encoding PQQ-dependent sugar dehydrogenase has translation MKIKKLILPLLPVFAVIGLIVFNACKDAPNAGSNTTASTGLTVPAGFNAVAIAENTGSPRHMVVTPENDLYVHLANNRKGKSILVYHIDGDKATLKSTFGDFGGTGIAIKDGYLYASNNTDVFRFKLNDKNEVVPQAQPERIVTGLIGRRMHEPKAICLDNDGNIYVNIGAYSNICSDYDPKATGCPILDSAAGIWQFKVNQPDQHYGDGVHYAWGLRNVVGISWNQQDNQLFVMQHGRDALHDLYPNLYTEKQSAELPSECMFAIKKGDNAGWPYVYYDWMQNKNMLGPEYGGDGKKPADPKYINPVAAYPGHYAPDGLLFYTGSQFPEKYKNGAFIAFHGSWNRAPLPQAGYCVVFQPFKDGKPDGKWEVFADGFAGANKSPGGAAHRPCGLAQGPDGSLYVSDDQHGTIYKITYKK, from the coding sequence ATGAAAATAAAAAAATTGATACTTCCGTTATTGCCGGTATTCGCAGTAATTGGGCTTATTGTTTTTAATGCCTGTAAAGATGCCCCAAATGCAGGTTCAAATACCACTGCCAGTACCGGACTAACTGTTCCTGCAGGTTTTAATGCTGTGGCAATTGCCGAAAACACCGGCAGTCCAAGGCACATGGTGGTTACCCCGGAAAATGATCTGTATGTACACCTGGCCAATAACAGAAAAGGGAAAAGTATATTGGTATATCATATTGACGGCGATAAGGCTACCTTGAAATCGACCTTTGGCGATTTCGGCGGCACTGGAATCGCTATTAAAGATGGGTATTTATATGCCTCCAATAATACAGATGTCTTTCGTTTTAAATTAAACGATAAAAATGAGGTGGTTCCCCAGGCCCAGCCGGAACGAATAGTTACGGGCTTAATTGGCAGGAGGATGCACGAACCGAAAGCCATATGCCTGGATAATGATGGGAATATTTACGTTAATATCGGCGCATACTCAAATATATGCAGCGACTATGATCCTAAGGCAACCGGCTGTCCAATATTGGATTCGGCAGCCGGAATCTGGCAATTTAAAGTTAATCAACCCGACCAGCACTATGGCGATGGCGTTCATTATGCTTGGGGTTTAAGAAACGTTGTTGGTATCTCGTGGAACCAACAGGATAACCAACTGTTTGTGATGCAGCATGGACGCGACGCGCTGCACGATCTTTATCCGAACCTTTATACTGAAAAACAGTCGGCAGAGCTACCATCTGAATGTATGTTTGCTATAAAAAAAGGCGACAATGCCGGCTGGCCGTATGTTTATTACGACTGGATGCAAAATAAAAACATGCTCGGCCCTGAATATGGCGGCGATGGTAAAAAGCCTGCTGATCCGAAGTACATCAACCCGGTGGCAGCTTACCCCGGCCACTATGCACCAGACGGTTTGCTATTTTATACCGGCAGCCAATTTCCCGAAAAATATAAAAACGGCGCTTTTATTGCCTTTCATGGTTCATGGAACAGGGCTCCATTGCCACAGGCCGGGTACTGTGTGGTATTTCAACCGTTTAAGGATGGCAAACCGGATGGCAAATGGGAGGTTTTTGCCGATGGATTTGCCGGCGCGAATAAATCACCCGGTGGTGCCGCTCACCGCCCGTGCGGCCTGGCGCAGGGCCCTGACGGTTCACTTTATGTAAGCGATGATCAGCATGGCACTATTTATAAAATCACTTATAAAAAATAA
- a CDS encoding Crp/Fnr family transcriptional regulator, with translation MTMYRDHAININSEKYRHLLIEKTIPAKTILLNEGEVSRNAYFIKNGCLRLWFNNKGKDITFQFFFENEAVSSAESFRSGEPSLFSIESIEPSTICIISKKNFENILMNDPEYAALIQGTIVKRMSHYSRLFMSYIKNTPEERYRELLKNSPHIIKRIPQHYIASYLGITSVSLSRIRNRL, from the coding sequence ATGACAATGTACCGCGACCACGCAATAAATATCAATTCAGAAAAATACAGGCATTTGCTGATAGAAAAAACTATCCCCGCGAAGACGATATTGCTGAACGAAGGCGAGGTTTCAAGGAACGCTTATTTTATAAAGAATGGTTGTTTGCGGTTATGGTTTAATAATAAGGGCAAGGATATCACATTTCAGTTCTTTTTTGAAAATGAAGCAGTCTCGTCTGCTGAAAGTTTTCGGAGCGGTGAGCCAAGTTTATTCAGCATCGAAAGTATCGAACCCTCAACTATTTGCATAATCAGCAAAAAGAACTTTGAAAATATATTGATGAACGACCCGGAATATGCTGCATTAATACAGGGGACAATTGTGAAACGGATGTCGCATTATTCCAGGCTTTTTATGTCATATATCAAAAATACCCCCGAGGAGAGGTATCGGGAACTGTTAAAAAACAGCCCGCATATTATCAAAAGAATTCCGCAGCATTATATAGCTTCCTATTTAGGGATCACTTCAGTTTCTTTAAGCAGGATTAGGAACAGGTTATAA
- a CDS encoding NAD(P)H-dependent oxidoreductase has protein sequence MKTAIIFNHPYAGSYCTALLNAVTSGLQKAGHEVDLIHLDNDKFNPVMSAQDLKGFKAGQPCDPMVLNYRSRLNTADHLVMLFPIWWELMPAMTKGFIDKVIFPGVAYDYDNTGRFPKMIKRWHGLKSITVITTMNTPSLFYRLVFGNAIKKAILTGTFRKLGFSNCKWISFNMVKFVSGVKREKWLVRLEESFAKY, from the coding sequence ATGAAAACAGCAATCATTTTCAATCATCCCTATGCGGGCAGTTATTGCACTGCACTGCTGAATGCGGTTACCAGCGGTTTACAAAAAGCCGGGCACGAAGTCGACCTGATCCACCTTGATAACGATAAATTTAACCCGGTAATGAGTGCACAAGACCTGAAAGGATTTAAGGCGGGGCAACCCTGCGATCCAATGGTTTTGAATTATCGCAGCCGTTTAAATACCGCCGACCACCTGGTGATGTTGTTCCCTATCTGGTGGGAACTGATGCCTGCAATGACTAAGGGGTTTATTGATAAAGTGATTTTTCCTGGTGTTGCCTATGATTATGATAACACCGGCCGTTTTCCTAAAATGATCAAAAGATGGCATGGCCTTAAAAGCATAACTGTTATTACCACGATGAATACTCCATCACTGTTCTACAGGCTGGTTTTTGGGAATGCCATTAAAAAGGCAATTTTAACCGGCACATTCAGGAAATTGGGTTTTAGTAATTGCAAATGGATCAGTTTTAATATGGTGAAATTTGTATCCGGTGTAAAGCGGGAAAAATGGCTGGTTCGATTAGAAGAAAGCTTTGCAAAGTATTAA
- a CDS encoding aldo/keto reductase, which yields MMEKREIGSSGIKIAPFALGGNVFGWTIDEKDSFTILDGFVDAGLDLIDTADVYSTWGVGNKGGESETIIGNWIKKSGNRDRVVIATKVGKPMGGDKKGLSRKYITAAVEASLKRLQTDYIDLYQSHEDDPDTTLFETLETFDSLVKQGKVKAIGASNISAERLKEALQVSKDNNLAAYQCLQPEYNLYAREGYENEYEPVCRERNIGVISYYSLASGFLTGKYRSENDLSQSSRGAGVKSMLSPRGYKILAALDKVAADVNASQAAVALAWIMARPGITAPIASATALKQLEELVKSTKLNLTSDAIDLLNSASKY from the coding sequence ATGATGGAAAAACGCGAAATAGGAAGCTCCGGAATAAAAATAGCGCCATTCGCATTGGGCGGCAATGTGTTTGGCTGGACGATAGATGAGAAAGATTCATTTACCATCCTTGATGGCTTTGTTGATGCAGGCCTGGACCTGATTGACACTGCTGATGTCTATTCAACGTGGGGTGTGGGCAATAAGGGTGGAGAATCGGAGACAATAATTGGCAACTGGATAAAAAAATCGGGTAATCGGGATAGAGTGGTCATTGCAACCAAAGTTGGTAAACCTATGGGCGGTGATAAAAAAGGATTGTCGCGAAAATACATTACAGCAGCTGTTGAAGCATCATTGAAAAGGCTGCAAACAGACTATATTGATCTTTATCAGTCGCACGAAGATGACCCTGATACCACGCTTTTTGAAACATTGGAGACGTTTGACAGCCTGGTAAAACAAGGAAAAGTAAAGGCAATCGGGGCGTCAAACATTTCGGCAGAAAGACTAAAAGAGGCCCTGCAGGTGAGTAAGGACAATAACCTTGCCGCTTACCAGTGCCTGCAGCCCGAGTATAACCTGTACGCAAGGGAGGGTTATGAAAATGAGTATGAGCCGGTTTGCAGGGAAAGAAATATCGGCGTGATCAGTTACTATTCGCTTGCCAGCGGATTTTTGACCGGCAAATACCGTTCAGAGAATGATTTGTCGCAAAGTAGCCGCGGCGCCGGCGTAAAAAGCATGCTTAGCCCGCGCGGGTATAAAATTTTGGCGGCCCTTGATAAGGTTGCCGCTGACGTGAATGCCAGCCAGGCTGCCGTCGCCCTGGCATGGATCATGGCGCGGCCAGGTATTACCGCCCCTATCGCCAGCGCCACCGCCCTGAAACAATTGGAAGAACTGGTCAAATCAACCAAGCTTAATTTAACCAGCGATGCTATTGATCTGCTGAATAGCGCAAGTAAGTATTGA
- a CDS encoding DUF3820 family protein, translated as MENVKPDSKILIEVVQTKMPYGKYKGTPICDLPVYYLEWLHSRGLPPGKLGMLLATAFEIKTNGLQVILNKIKQSLR; from the coding sequence GTGGAAAATGTAAAACCTGATTCGAAGATATTGATTGAAGTGGTACAAACCAAAATGCCCTATGGCAAATATAAAGGAACCCCCATTTGTGATCTGCCTGTTTATTACCTTGAGTGGTTGCATAGCCGTGGCCTTCCACCTGGTAAATTGGGTATGTTGCTTGCAACAGCTTTCGAAATTAAAACCAATGGTTTACAGGTTATATTAAATAAGATTAAGCAGTCGCTAAGGTAG
- the msrA gene encoding peptide-methionine (S)-S-oxide reductase MsrA: MKRIILYVACSLFFAGCALGQAGNDFATLPKPKPGEEVATFGGGCFWSMSEAMSELKGVNKVVSGYAGGTTRNPSYEDVSSRTTGHAECVQVYYDPKVISYATLAHAFFFAHDPTELNRQGPDEGTDYRSIAFYRTPLEKEILLNTIKQVNASKHYPDPIVTQVVSFSVFYPAEKYHQGYYRLHGDNPYIGAVSEPKVMKFRKAEKAELKPEFQQN; this comes from the coding sequence ATGAAACGAATTATTTTGTATGTAGCCTGCAGCTTATTCTTTGCAGGATGCGCTTTGGGACAAGCCGGCAACGACTTTGCAACTCTGCCAAAACCAAAACCCGGTGAAGAGGTTGCCACTTTTGGAGGCGGCTGTTTCTGGAGCATGAGCGAAGCGATGTCTGAACTGAAAGGGGTTAACAAAGTTGTCTCCGGCTATGCGGGCGGTACCACCCGAAACCCAAGCTATGAAGATGTAAGCTCACGCACAACAGGCCATGCCGAATGCGTGCAGGTATACTATGACCCCAAAGTGATCAGTTATGCAACGCTGGCACATGCTTTCTTTTTTGCCCATGATCCAACGGAACTTAACCGCCAGGGCCCTGATGAAGGGACAGATTACCGGTCTATTGCTTTTTATCGTACCCCCTTAGAAAAAGAGATCTTGCTAAATACGATAAAACAGGTCAATGCTTCAAAGCATTATCCTGATCCGATAGTAACCCAGGTAGTATCCTTCAGTGTGTTTTATCCAGCTGAAAAATATCACCAGGGATACTATAGACTGCATGGCGACAACCCCTATATTGGCGCTGTATCAGAACCAAAGGTGATGAAATTCAGGAAAGCAGAAAAAGCTGAATTAAAGCCGGAGTTTCAGCAAAATTAA
- a CDS encoding DUF4097 family beta strand repeat-containing protein produces the protein MKTYLLLLFIACQSCVALGQDWNKSPYETKSLANDAIKNVYVKTSGGSITVSGTPGETPRVEIYVHGNNNSDLTREEIKKRLEADYQLEVSVSNNEVHAFAKRKHEGGFNWDWRKQLSISFKIYVPKAVNTHLETSGGNIHLDNLSGNENFSTSGGSLHLNALAGIIKGETSGGSIEVSNSADDINLETSGGSIKAMDCHGKIRLETSGGSLHLQDLKGEIHAETSGGSIHADNIEGELITGTSGGSVDLTRMACSLQAETSGGSMNVDMARIGKYVKLDVSGGHVTLRLPAKQGLDLNLSANRISKPDLSGFSGEWEKDHVRGKLNGGGVPVNVDASGHLDISFN, from the coding sequence ATGAAAACTTACTTACTACTATTGTTTATTGCCTGCCAAAGTTGTGTAGCTTTAGGGCAGGATTGGAATAAATCGCCTTACGAAACAAAGTCATTGGCAAATGATGCCATCAAAAATGTTTATGTAAAAACATCAGGCGGCAGCATTACCGTTAGCGGAACCCCCGGTGAAACGCCAAGGGTTGAAATTTACGTTCATGGTAATAATAATAGTGACCTTACCAGGGAAGAGATCAAAAAACGCCTTGAAGCCGATTATCAGCTTGAGGTTTCAGTTAGCAACAACGAAGTGCATGCCTTTGCAAAAAGAAAACATGAAGGCGGTTTTAACTGGGATTGGAGAAAGCAGCTCAGTATCAGCTTTAAGATCTATGTACCAAAAGCAGTAAATACTCACCTGGAAACCAGCGGTGGCAATATTCATTTGGATAATTTATCCGGCAATGAAAATTTCAGCACCAGCGGCGGCAGCTTACATCTTAACGCACTTGCAGGTATAATTAAAGGCGAAACATCAGGTGGAAGTATTGAAGTTTCAAACTCAGCCGATGACATTAACCTGGAAACCAGCGGCGGGAGTATTAAAGCAATGGATTGCCATGGAAAAATAAGGCTCGAAACCTCCGGTGGCTCATTACACCTCCAGGATTTAAAGGGAGAGATCCATGCTGAAACCAGCGGTGGCAGCATCCATGCAGATAATATAGAAGGTGAATTGATCACAGGTACCAGCGGCGGCAGTGTCGACCTTACCCGCATGGCCTGTAGCCTGCAAGCCGAAACAAGCGGCGGCAGCATGAATGTGGATATGGCCCGCATAGGCAAATATGTAAAACTGGATGTGAGCGGAGGCCACGTAACCCTGCGATTACCGGCAAAACAAGGCCTTGATCTAAATCTGTCTGCCAATAGGATCAGCAAACCTGACCTGAGCGGATTTAGTGGTGAATGGGAAAAAGATCATGTACGAGGTAAGCTAAACGGCGGCGGTGTCCCGGTTAATGTGGATGCAAGCGGGCACCTCGACATTAGTTTTAACTAG